The following proteins come from a genomic window of Diprion similis isolate iyDipSimi1 chromosome 8, iyDipSimi1.1, whole genome shotgun sequence:
- the LOC124409801 gene encoding galactose mutarotase-like isoform X2 produces MVTRASFANSEAMSVTRQPWGSVQGEKVEIFTLKNGHGFEVDVISYGATIQSIRTPDKHGNIDDVVLGFDNIEGYLGSDNPYFGATVGRVANRIGKARFNVDGVTYKVAENVPGGSLHGGLKAWDKKIWNATIRDNAVWMTLLSSDGEEGYPGAVIATVKFSVTSDGRLVIKMTAVSTKATPINLTNHSYFNLFGNSGNATQLYKHEITINADRWTVTDEGSIPTGEIRSVANSIMDLRVSKQLGDVLPKVPGGGYDYNFCVPNDDGPKGDRFVARVVHPNSGRYLEVYSDQPGVQLYTSDGFPDEKTEGIVGKNGQQYFKHGAFCLETQNYPDAVNHENFPDSILRPGETYQHSVTYKFGFEKQ; encoded by the exons agcaAGTTTTGCCAACTCTGAAGCTATGTCCGTGACACGCCAACCATGGGGATCAGTTCAAGGCGAGAAAGTGGAGATATTTACATTGAAAAACGGACACGGCTTTGAAGTTGACGTTATTTCTTATGGGGCAACTATACAGTCCATTAGAACGCCTGACAAACATGGAAATATTGATGATGTCGTTCTTGGCTTCGATAACATTGAAG GCTACCTCGGAAGCGACAACCCTTACTTTGGAGCAACTGTTGGACGAGTTGCTAATCGGATTGGAAAAGCCAGATTCAATGTTGACGGAGTGACATATAAAGTGGCTGAAAACGTTCCTGGAGGCAGTCTTCACGGAGGTTTGAAAGCCTGGGACAAGAAGATTTGGAACGCTACAATCAGGGATAATGCAGTTTGGATGACGCTCTTGAGTTCTGATGGAGAGGAGGGTTACCCAGGTGCAGTAATTGCCACTGTGAAGTTCAGCGTTACTAGCGATGGAAGATTGGTCATAAAGATGACGGCAGTTTCCACGAAAGCCACTCCCATCAATTTAACTAATCATAGTTACTTCAACTTGTTTGGAAAT AGCGGCAATGCTACACAACTGTACAAACATGAGATAACAATAAATGCAGATCGATGGACTGTGACGGATGAAGGAAGCATACCAACTGGTGAAATTAGATCAGTTGCTAACAGTATAATGGATCTTAGAGTTTCTAAACAACTTGGAGATGTTCTTCCGAAAGTACCTGGCGGAGGATACGATTACAACTTCTGTGTGCCGAATGACGATGGTCCTAAGGGAGATAGATTTGTTGCCAGAGTAGTACATCCGAATTCTGGAAGATATTTGGAGGTGTACTCCGACCAGCCAGGCGTTCAGCTCTATACAAGCGACGGTTTCCCAGATGAAAAGACTGAAGGAATCGTCGGGAAAAACGGACAGCAGTATTTTAAGCACGGAGCATTTTGCCTAGAGACTCAGAATTACCCAGATGCTGTAAATCAT gaaAATTTCCCAGATAGTATCCTGCGACCTGGAGAAACCTATCAACACAGCGTCACATACAAATTTGGATTTGAAAAGCAGTAA
- the LOC124409801 gene encoding galactose mutarotase-like isoform X1 — protein MLYSSSSMMDPVNFSVMFIAILQIGASFANSEAMSVTRQPWGSVQGEKVEIFTLKNGHGFEVDVISYGATIQSIRTPDKHGNIDDVVLGFDNIEGYLGSDNPYFGATVGRVANRIGKARFNVDGVTYKVAENVPGGSLHGGLKAWDKKIWNATIRDNAVWMTLLSSDGEEGYPGAVIATVKFSVTSDGRLVIKMTAVSTKATPINLTNHSYFNLFGNSGNATQLYKHEITINADRWTVTDEGSIPTGEIRSVANSIMDLRVSKQLGDVLPKVPGGGYDYNFCVPNDDGPKGDRFVARVVHPNSGRYLEVYSDQPGVQLYTSDGFPDEKTEGIVGKNGQQYFKHGAFCLETQNYPDAVNHENFPDSILRPGETYQHSVTYKFGFEKQ, from the exons agcaAGTTTTGCCAACTCTGAAGCTATGTCCGTGACACGCCAACCATGGGGATCAGTTCAAGGCGAGAAAGTGGAGATATTTACATTGAAAAACGGACACGGCTTTGAAGTTGACGTTATTTCTTATGGGGCAACTATACAGTCCATTAGAACGCCTGACAAACATGGAAATATTGATGATGTCGTTCTTGGCTTCGATAACATTGAAG GCTACCTCGGAAGCGACAACCCTTACTTTGGAGCAACTGTTGGACGAGTTGCTAATCGGATTGGAAAAGCCAGATTCAATGTTGACGGAGTGACATATAAAGTGGCTGAAAACGTTCCTGGAGGCAGTCTTCACGGAGGTTTGAAAGCCTGGGACAAGAAGATTTGGAACGCTACAATCAGGGATAATGCAGTTTGGATGACGCTCTTGAGTTCTGATGGAGAGGAGGGTTACCCAGGTGCAGTAATTGCCACTGTGAAGTTCAGCGTTACTAGCGATGGAAGATTGGTCATAAAGATGACGGCAGTTTCCACGAAAGCCACTCCCATCAATTTAACTAATCATAGTTACTTCAACTTGTTTGGAAAT AGCGGCAATGCTACACAACTGTACAAACATGAGATAACAATAAATGCAGATCGATGGACTGTGACGGATGAAGGAAGCATACCAACTGGTGAAATTAGATCAGTTGCTAACAGTATAATGGATCTTAGAGTTTCTAAACAACTTGGAGATGTTCTTCCGAAAGTACCTGGCGGAGGATACGATTACAACTTCTGTGTGCCGAATGACGATGGTCCTAAGGGAGATAGATTTGTTGCCAGAGTAGTACATCCGAATTCTGGAAGATATTTGGAGGTGTACTCCGACCAGCCAGGCGTTCAGCTCTATACAAGCGACGGTTTCCCAGATGAAAAGACTGAAGGAATCGTCGGGAAAAACGGACAGCAGTATTTTAAGCACGGAGCATTTTGCCTAGAGACTCAGAATTACCCAGATGCTGTAAATCAT gaaAATTTCCCAGATAGTATCCTGCGACCTGGAGAAACCTATCAACACAGCGTCACATACAAATTTGGATTTGAAAAGCAGTAA
- the LOC124409801 gene encoding galactose mutarotase-like isoform X3, which translates to MSVTRQPWGSVQGEKVEIFTLKNGHGFEVDVISYGATIQSIRTPDKHGNIDDVVLGFDNIEGYLGSDNPYFGATVGRVANRIGKARFNVDGVTYKVAENVPGGSLHGGLKAWDKKIWNATIRDNAVWMTLLSSDGEEGYPGAVIATVKFSVTSDGRLVIKMTAVSTKATPINLTNHSYFNLFGNSGNATQLYKHEITINADRWTVTDEGSIPTGEIRSVANSIMDLRVSKQLGDVLPKVPGGGYDYNFCVPNDDGPKGDRFVARVVHPNSGRYLEVYSDQPGVQLYTSDGFPDEKTEGIVGKNGQQYFKHGAFCLETQNYPDAVNHENFPDSILRPGETYQHSVTYKFGFEKQ; encoded by the exons ATGTCCGTGACACGCCAACCATGGGGATCAGTTCAAGGCGAGAAAGTGGAGATATTTACATTGAAAAACGGACACGGCTTTGAAGTTGACGTTATTTCTTATGGGGCAACTATACAGTCCATTAGAACGCCTGACAAACATGGAAATATTGATGATGTCGTTCTTGGCTTCGATAACATTGAAG GCTACCTCGGAAGCGACAACCCTTACTTTGGAGCAACTGTTGGACGAGTTGCTAATCGGATTGGAAAAGCCAGATTCAATGTTGACGGAGTGACATATAAAGTGGCTGAAAACGTTCCTGGAGGCAGTCTTCACGGAGGTTTGAAAGCCTGGGACAAGAAGATTTGGAACGCTACAATCAGGGATAATGCAGTTTGGATGACGCTCTTGAGTTCTGATGGAGAGGAGGGTTACCCAGGTGCAGTAATTGCCACTGTGAAGTTCAGCGTTACTAGCGATGGAAGATTGGTCATAAAGATGACGGCAGTTTCCACGAAAGCCACTCCCATCAATTTAACTAATCATAGTTACTTCAACTTGTTTGGAAAT AGCGGCAATGCTACACAACTGTACAAACATGAGATAACAATAAATGCAGATCGATGGACTGTGACGGATGAAGGAAGCATACCAACTGGTGAAATTAGATCAGTTGCTAACAGTATAATGGATCTTAGAGTTTCTAAACAACTTGGAGATGTTCTTCCGAAAGTACCTGGCGGAGGATACGATTACAACTTCTGTGTGCCGAATGACGATGGTCCTAAGGGAGATAGATTTGTTGCCAGAGTAGTACATCCGAATTCTGGAAGATATTTGGAGGTGTACTCCGACCAGCCAGGCGTTCAGCTCTATACAAGCGACGGTTTCCCAGATGAAAAGACTGAAGGAATCGTCGGGAAAAACGGACAGCAGTATTTTAAGCACGGAGCATTTTGCCTAGAGACTCAGAATTACCCAGATGCTGTAAATCAT gaaAATTTCCCAGATAGTATCCTGCGACCTGGAGAAACCTATCAACACAGCGTCACATACAAATTTGGATTTGAAAAGCAGTAA